One genomic segment of Arachis duranensis cultivar V14167 chromosome 4, aradu.V14167.gnm2.J7QH, whole genome shotgun sequence includes these proteins:
- the LOC107483814 gene encoding proline-rich receptor-like protein kinase PERK2: MASSSRRSIMASFLVALITLSSMSMSLAARHLLQTSAIPNLPPGINIPTLPKPTVTLPPLPSIPTLPSIQGNVPPLPTIPSLPQPSSSLPKPVTTLPPLPAGIPTIPTTVPQMSLPPLPNMPSIPTTIPSIPFFSPPPSPSAH, encoded by the coding sequence ATGGCATCATCATCAAGAAGATCCATCATGGCTTCATTCCTTGTTGCTCTCATCACCTTGTCAAGCATGAGCATGAGCCTAGCAGCTCGCCATCTCTTGCAAACAAGTGCAATACCGAATTTGCCCCCTGGCATCAACATTCCAACCTTGCCAAAACCAACAGTAACATTGCCACCTCTGCCCTCAATTCCAACATTGCCCTCAATTCAGGGCAACGTTCCTCCATTGCCCACCATACCATCACTGCCACAGCCATCATCATCGCTACCGAAGCCGGTGACGACTTTGCCTCCTCTTCCTGCTGGCATCCCTACCATCCCAACAACAGTCCCACAGATGAGCCTTCCACCATTGCCAAACATGCCCTCAATCCCGACCACCATTCCCTCCATTCCCTTCTTCTCCCCACCACCTTCACCTTCTGCCCATTAA